The region ACATTCATATGAGCTTGACTGGTATAAAGATGTTCAAATTTGAAAAATCACTCTCATGCAACACAAGATATTCTTATTAAGGAAGATATGCGAAGGACAAACCAGAGAGTCCGGTGAATCGCCTTCCCTACTCAATATCTCCTGAGCAGTCTTCTTAACCTTCTCAACATAATCATTCATGAGGGAAAGTGGAGGATATTTGTCGGTCAGATTCAAATCACACGCCAGTTTGATAGCATCAAGTAGCTTCCCATTCTCAATCAGATGGCTGATAGCATCAACTGGCTGCCCATTCTCAATCAGATGGTCGGCCGAGTCTGCACAAGAACGAGTCAGCAACTCAACATAGCACGTGCAACAGGCAAAGCTAGTAGGACAGAGCGCTAAAACTTCACCAACTCTATATAAATCAGCAGTTTTAGGAGTATCATGAGTTCAAGATGCTCTGCTACAATTTCCATGCATGCATGATGACAACAGAATATATATTTCAGCTTGAAATTAGCAGCAAAGTAGCAGCTTGTCCACTTGACATAAGTTATGCATCAGCAGCTGGTGATATTGTATAATATGACTCGGAACTAGTAGCAAACAAATGCATGTGCATGAATAACTCTCAGTTTCGCCACTGCATCAACAAAATAACATGGAGAAATATGTATATTCCTTGCGAAACAAAAAAAAACATTATTATACAAGAGAATGGTTGGAAAATCTGTAATGAACTTGTTTGCAATGCAATTTTGTTTTCCAATTCTTGCAGGGTTTGTAAGGTCCAAACATACCTGCTGTAAGATTTAACATGTACAGCTACAGGTTGGCAACATCTAAACAATAGTACTCCCTCTTGTAAACAAATGCAAATATATTATAAATTGCTAGCAATCAGATTCTTTTACATGCTAGTGTTTGAGAAGGACATGGTACGGTAGAGGTCCAGAGAGAGTGCATGTGCGGAACACCAAAATGCAACATTCTAGGACCATGAGTTGGCACTAAAATGTTGGCTAAGGGCTTGTTTGGATTGCATCCATCCCGTGCCATGCCAATATATTGGCGTTGACTGGGAACCAAAACATTGGCAAGCCCACGACGCCTCAGCCTTCTATCTGTACTGTATGCGCCCAGTTGTTGGCGAAACGCGGGCGGCCGAATTGGTCGCCAATTTTTTGGCTCGCCAACGACGCCCATGATTTGGCAGGGTAGTCCTGGGCAGAAACCAAACAGGCTCCCATCCAAAAACGACACAGCCTCCCAGTCAACGCCAATATATTGGCATGGCACGGGATGGATGCAATCCAAACAAGCCCTAAATGCGAAGAGCAAACAATATCATCCGTGGCAACCCCTGTGCAAGCATGTTCATATCTGAAGAGCAAGCAACATCTAGCACCACTTCAGGGGCATACCACCGAGAGTATCTCAATAGGCCACATGAAAATGACACGAATAGATTTGCCACTGTTATAGTCTTATGCCGATGACTATACAGTAATAGCTATCCAACTGTTTTGGAGACTATGTAACTGCAAAAAACAGAAGTCGTACACAGAGAGGATCGTCATCAAACTGAAGTCTACAGCAAAGTTCATCTGCTTCACAGGACTTAAAGCTAGTTAAATGTGTCATGGGGCAACTTCCACAGGGGTTTGCAAAACAAGCTGAACATCGACAATGTGAAGTGATGACCGACGACACCGATTAATGAATAACAATCCATGTAAGCAAAAAcaaaaagtactccctctgttcctaaatataagcccttttagagattccaatatggactacatacggagaaaaatgagtgaatctacactctaaaatacgtctacatacgtccgtatgtagtccgtattgaaatctctaaaaagccttatatttagaaacggagggagtatatgctaagAGGGTTGTAGAACACACTGACTATCTGCATTTGACCACAGCATTTCAAGAAGCTATGATTCAGCAGTGAGAGGCATCCTAGCATACCAGCCATGGAGTGGATCAGCCCAAGGCCATTGCGGAGCTCGATGCAGCTCTGCTTCTTGTTGCGCGGGACGTCGGCGAGGAGATGGTTGATCCCATCAGCGTCCAGCTCCAAGGCAATTTTGTACGAGGCAAGAAACTGCAGAAGGCCCCATACGGCGAGCCGGCCGAGGTCCCTGCAGCTTTCAGGCCTGCCGGTGATCATCTCCCTCCAGTCCTCCGCCAGCCGTCTGGCCCGCTCCAGAGTGGCTGCCGACGGCTCGGCCCTGAGGCTGGGGACGCAGCAGAGGAGCGAGGCGCAGTTCTCCCAGTTCTTGTCGCTCTTGGGCTCGGCCCTGGCCAGGAAGTCCCTGACGGCGCCGACGACCAGCGCGTGGGGCTCCGCGGCGCACAGGAGCGCCGGGAGGAACTGCCGCCGGGCGCGCAGGCTCCTCTTGTTGCCCCAGTACAGCATGTCCGCCAGCAGCGAGGCGTCCCTGTCCGCGCGCGCCGCCGCGAGGTTCCACCTCACCGCctcccccgcgccgcctgcggggtcCGGCGTCCGGCAGCTGCTCGGTGCCTTCTCCGTCGTCTCCCCATGGCGATGGCTTGGGTACGCCCCCAGGAtggtctcctcctcctcttcctcttcctcttcctcctcctctggttcAAGGCCAGGAGACGCGTCCTCCTCCTCTTGTTCAAGGCCAGGGGACGCCTCCCCCTCTTCAACGGCGTCGTCTTGGTCGGGAGACGCCTCGATTGCCATCTCCGCCCTCCCCTGCTCCCCCTCCTCCCCGGCATTGAGGTCCGAAGGCGCCCGCTTGGCCCGCCtcccatcttcctcctcctcctcctcctcctctggttgaAGGTCNNNNNNNNNNNNNNNNNNNNNNNNNNNNNNNNNNNNNNNNNNNNNNNNNNNNNNNNNNNNNNNNNNNNNNNNNNNNNNNNNNNNNNNNNNNNNNNNNNNNNNNNNNNNNNNNNNNNNNNNNNNNNNNNNNNNNNNNNNNNNAGGAGACGCCTCCCCCTCCTCTGGTTCAAGGCCAGGAGACGCCTCCCCCTCCTCGACGGCGTCGTACCGGTCGGGACACGCCTCGATTGCCATCTCCGCACTCCCCTGCGACCCCTCCTCCCCAGCATTGAGGTCTGAAGGCGCGCGATTGGGCCGCGCccaatcttcctcctcctcctcgctgctgTCTTGGCCCTTGCCCCCCGGGTGGAGCTGGCGCTGGTGCTCGGCGGTGGTCCGGAGCGCGGCGGCCTGGTGCGCCTGGAGCTGGCGGAAGCGGAGGGCGATGGAGGACTGGAGGGAGGACATGTGGGCGTCGACGTCGGCCCAGGTGAAGGGGATGGGGATGGgggaggcggcgaggaggcggtcgAAGGACTCCCGGAGGCGCTGCTTCTTGGCGGGGAGGGCGGCGATGGCGGCCTCAAGCTccgccgtcgccgacgccatcgGAGGCCGGTCGGTCGGGCTCGCCGGAATGGGGATTCCGGGAAGGGACTGGGGTTTTCTTGCCGGCGGGCGGACGGGGTTGGTTGGTTGGTTGGGgtttagagagagggagagagagatggtgGGTGCGTGTCAGTCAGGCATTTTCCTTCTTCGCCCCCTGTTCAGTTCCATCGTGGGGCCCACCTGCCAGTACCTGGCTTGTCTTTTACTGCTTGGTTTGGGGGCAGTTGAGAAGAGGGGGTCGTATTGATTTTACTTTCACTGTGTGAGCTACATTTGGTTGGTGGAATTTATGAGACTGGGGTTTTAGGTTTTTGAGGAGTGTGCAACTCCTTTCACTGATATAATATTTCAAGTTTTACTGTATTTAAAACTACCACATACTAGTAGAAATGTTAATTTCTATTCCCTAAAAAAAAGATGGAAATTTCCAGGATTGGAAATGAATATCACATGAGTGAGGCTTTCTGCACAGGACAACCAAAGGAAAGGCTTAGTAGCATGTTTGAGGAAATCTTAACCTGTTGTAGTGGTGTGTAGTGGGGGGTTTTGCCCATGGAATAGTTTGAGATCCCAGTAGATGAAAAGAGATCGAGGAGTACTCATATGGATGCTCTGCTAGAAATTTGATATAAACTGTCAATATGGGAGGTAGAACTATGTTAACTAGAAGATAACCCGCGTGTTGCTGCGCTAATAGGTTGCTGAAAATTTAGGTTGATAATGTTATCATACGACTTGTTATATTTGATTTATGTGGGGTTGCAAAATATATATTGAATATAAGTAGAATGACCTGTTGGGAAATGGTTTTATTGCATGGTTGAATGTTGTGGTGGGGTTTTCTCCGTGCATGGTTGCATGTTGGGGTCGGCCTTATTCCATGCATAATTGTATGATGGGgtagcatgcttgcatgttgagataaataaagtgatgagatcacTCTCTTATGTATACTATATTATTAacggttttgctaaagcacatctagatgtatcCTAAACATATCCATTAATTAACTCATCTCTTTGATTTCAAAAAAAATAATATTTTAACTCATCTTTTTGAAGCTTATCTTTGTGCATGTTATCCTTCTACCATCTAGAGAGGGGGGAAGTAATTCGTCGCACATATGACATGGTTGGTTATGGCAGTAAAGTCATGTAGTTTCTTTAAATGAAATTAGGGCAGAAATCTCTTTTAGAATAAAAAAACTACCACAAAAGTAAAGTTGCGATGTGAAAGCATAATTAAAGAAGCAAAATGAGATTGTATCTTTTTGTATAATGTGACTCCTGTCGTCGTAGTTGAAGCGGGTTAACTGACATTGCAATGTTGTGCGCGTCCCCATCCCCACTCTGCCCGTGTGTTTCTTCCGTCTCTCTTCGCCCCCACGCGCTTTATCATGAACAAATACCCTAAGCACTTCGTTATCAACACAAAATGCAAGGGCAAGGCGATCTTAAAACAACTCTAACAGAATCGCCACATTTGTCGAAATTGCATAATAACTGTCATATGTTGCACAAACCACAAATTACAACTCTAAAAGAGTTGCCATACCTGTCAAAATTGCCATATGTTTAATAATGGGAGCTCCATATTTGGTCTCCGGCCTTCATATT is a window of Triticum dicoccoides isolate Atlit2015 ecotype Zavitan chromosome 2B, WEW_v2.0, whole genome shotgun sequence DNA encoding:
- the LOC119360560 gene encoding uncharacterized protein LOC119360560; translated protein: MASATAELEAAIAALPAKKQRLRESFDRLLAASPIPIPFTWADVDAHMSSLQSSIALRFRQLQAHQAAALRTTAEHQRQLHPGGKGQDSSEEEEEDWARPNRAPSDLNAGEEGSQGSAEMAIEACPDRYDAVEEGEASPGLEPEEGEASQPEEEEEEEEDGRRAKRAPSDLNAGEEGEQGRAEMAIEASPDQDDAVEEGEASPGLEQEEEDASPGLEPEEEEEEEEEEEETILGAYPSHRHGETTEKAPSSCRTPDPAGGAGEAVRWNLAAARADRDASLLADMLYWGNKRSLRARRQFLPALLCAAEPHALVVGAVRDFLARAEPKSDKNWENCASLLCCVPSLRAEPSAATLERARRLAEDWREMITGRPESCRDLGRLAVWGLLQFLASYKIALELDADGINHLLADVPRNKKQSCIELRNGLGLIHSMADSADHLIENGQPVDAISHLIENGKLLDAIKLACDLNLTDKYPPLSLMNDYVEKVKKTAQEILSREGDSPDSLNQAMARQVNALILSWRAVDEHVEIAHRTGIKAEITQLLHGYARKRQSLSAAGSSSSSSPPAWSPPRRRQEPPPEEEEAGQRQNKKRKRKPHWLQREARQRRFDEQPRFLPRCGGGGGARTGYDAGGARDRRGEGLPGDRGWSPRGTGSPYY